In one Brevibacillus choshinensis genomic region, the following are encoded:
- a CDS encoding sugar phosphate isomerase/epimerase family protein, with protein MKLGVFTVLFGEKSFEEMLDHVQAAGLEAVEIGTGGYPGNAHCNPDELLANPEKRRAYKKAVDDRGLVISALSCHGNPLTPDKAFARESHETFLKTVQLAEKLEVPIVNCFSGTAGDHEGALFPNWPVAPWPNEYRDVLTWQWENKLIPYWKESAAYAVSHHVKVALELHGGFLVHTPGTLLKLREQVGEGIGANFDPSHMWWQGIDPVAAIKILGKEKAIYHFHAKDTYIDQDKVNMYGLTDMNSYANLNERAWYFRTVGYGHDQQTWANMMSALRMNGYDYVVSIEHEDAIMSIEEGFQRAVHNLQQVILREPVNNLWWV; from the coding sequence GTGAAACTTGGCGTGTTTACGGTGTTATTCGGGGAAAAGTCATTCGAGGAAATGCTGGATCATGTGCAGGCTGCAGGCTTGGAGGCCGTAGAAATTGGCACAGGAGGTTATCCCGGGAATGCCCATTGCAATCCGGATGAGCTGCTGGCAAACCCAGAAAAACGGCGTGCTTATAAAAAGGCGGTGGACGATCGCGGCTTGGTGATCAGCGCGCTCAGCTGCCATGGGAACCCGTTGACGCCTGACAAAGCATTTGCCCGCGAGTCACATGAGACCTTTCTCAAAACCGTGCAGCTGGCAGAGAAGCTGGAAGTACCCATTGTCAATTGCTTTTCAGGAACGGCAGGAGACCATGAAGGCGCTCTTTTCCCGAACTGGCCGGTGGCCCCTTGGCCCAATGAATACCGGGACGTTCTGACGTGGCAATGGGAGAACAAGCTGATTCCTTACTGGAAGGAGTCCGCAGCCTATGCGGTTTCCCATCACGTGAAAGTGGCGTTGGAATTACATGGAGGCTTTTTGGTTCACACGCCAGGAACATTGCTCAAGCTTCGTGAACAGGTCGGAGAAGGTATCGGCGCCAACTTTGACCCGAGCCATATGTGGTGGCAAGGAATCGATCCGGTAGCTGCGATCAAGATCCTGGGCAAAGAAAAAGCCATCTACCATTTCCATGCGAAGGACACGTACATCGATCAGGATAAGGTCAACATGTACGGACTGACCGATATGAATTCCTACGCCAATCTCAATGAGCGTGCCTGGTATTTCCGCACGGTGGGCTACGGACACGATCAGCAGACGTGGGCGAATATGATGAGTGCCTTGCGCATGAACGGTTATGACTACGTCGTCAGCATTGAACACGAGGATGCCATCATGTCCATTGAAGAAGGATTCCAACGGGCCGTACACAATCTGCAACAGGTCATTTTGCGAGAACCCGTAAATAATCTGTGGTGGGTATAG
- a CDS encoding LacI family DNA-binding transcriptional regulator, which produces MIAVTIKDIAQLANVSIATVSRVLNNSKPVRPELRDKVMRVVEETGFQPNAIARSLVNKETRIIGVMIPDISNNFYSNLLYGVDSVISEYDYSMFLAISDETVEKELKYLRLFKEKQIDGVILASIHFLEGNIHSLHEMQVPMVVTGHDLHGYQIPTVNVNNVQASYDATAYLISQGHRRIACVSGPLWDPPCGLDRMGGYRKAMRAHGLPIPEGFVAEGDFTPKSGYEAVKRIFEEKERPTAIFVATDLMAVGVLNYLHDEGIRVPDDVSVMGFDNLEIASLTRPMLSTVHNDPYMYGRAAGEQLLKQLRNEPIERMSTVPHDLVIRQSVKAVL; this is translated from the coding sequence GCGGGATAAAGTCATGAGAGTAGTGGAAGAAACCGGTTTTCAACCAAACGCGATCGCAAGGAGCTTGGTCAACAAGGAAACGCGGATTATCGGGGTCATGATTCCCGATATTTCCAATAACTTTTACTCCAATCTTCTCTACGGGGTAGACAGTGTGATCAGCGAATATGATTACAGCATGTTTTTGGCGATATCAGATGAGACAGTTGAAAAAGAACTGAAATACTTACGGTTGTTCAAAGAAAAGCAGATTGATGGAGTCATTCTCGCGAGCATCCATTTTCTCGAGGGAAACATTCATTCCTTGCATGAAATGCAAGTTCCCATGGTAGTAACGGGTCACGATTTGCATGGCTACCAGATACCAACTGTCAACGTCAATAACGTGCAAGCCTCCTACGACGCGACTGCTTACCTGATTTCCCAGGGCCATCGTCGTATCGCATGCGTCTCTGGCCCCTTGTGGGATCCACCATGTGGATTGGATCGGATGGGAGGGTACCGCAAGGCGATGAGAGCTCATGGGCTGCCTATTCCGGAAGGGTTTGTGGCGGAAGGGGATTTCACACCCAAAAGCGGCTATGAGGCGGTAAAGCGGATATTTGAGGAAAAGGAGCGTCCGACCGCTATTTTCGTCGCGACTGATTTGATGGCAGTGGGGGTTTTGAACTACTTGCACGACGAGGGAATTCGCGTGCCTGATGATGTTTCCGTCATGGGATTTGACAATTTGGAAATTGCTTCACTAACCAGACCCATGCTCAGTACCGTTCACAACGACCCGTACATGTATGGGCGAGCAGCAGGAGAGCAGCTCCTCAAACAGCTGCGAAATGAGCCGATAGAAAGAATGAGCACAGTCCCGCATGATCTCGTCATTCGGCAGTCCGTAAAGGCAGTACTCTAA